A genomic segment from Nitrososphaera sp. encodes:
- a CDS encoding response regulator, protein MSDQPRIMVVEDDQDILTLVIRHLLANHFDAVGFSDPLKALADFKSDPAKYDVLLTDIRMPGMNGIELAAHVTRLNPMTKIMIMTAHELFPEDLRLRLPIISHRDILRKPFQLAEVCNRLRKLVDAN, encoded by the coding sequence ATGAGTGACCAACCGAGAATTATGGTAGTTGAGGATGACCAGGATATTCTTACACTAGTGATTAGGCATTTACTTGCGAATCACTTCGATGCGGTGGGGTTCAGCGATCCGCTGAAGGCGCTTGCTGATTTCAAATCCGACCCGGCAAAGTACGACGTACTTCTCACAGACATTCGGATGCCGGGGATGAATGGAATAGAGCTGGCGGCCCACGTCACAAGGTTAAACCCAATGACAAAAATAATGATAATGACCGCACACGAACTCTTTCCGGAGGACCTCCGCCTGCGGCTGCCGATAATTAGCCACCGGGACATTCTTCGAAAGCCATTCCAGTTGGCGGAAGTTTGCAACCGACTAAGAAAGCTCGTCGATGCCAACTGA
- a CDS encoding response regulator encodes MVTKNRLLIVDDDRDITATVSRGLTIKGYKVDAFNDPLLAAKCDPTNYDVALLDIRMPRMSGFELARMLWQKSNNLQICFFSAYDIGIDEVRKTLPHLPSHCFIRKPVAPSELAMHIQTHFEKR; translated from the coding sequence ATGGTAACCAAAAATAGACTGCTAATTGTAGACGACGACCGCGATATCACAGCTACAGTATCAAGGGGCTTGACAATAAAAGGTTACAAAGTAGATGCATTCAACGACCCGTTGCTAGCAGCCAAATGCGACCCGACCAATTACGACGTTGCCTTACTTGACATTCGTATGCCAAGAATGTCTGGCTTTGAACTTGCCCGTATGCTATGGCAGAAAAGCAATAACCTGCAAATTTGCTTTTTTTCTGCTTACGATATTGGCATCGACGAAGTAAGAAAGACGCTGCCACACCTGCCAAGCCATTGCTTTATTAGAAAACCAGTTGCGCCAAGCGAACTTGCTATGCATATTCAAACGCATTTCGAAAAGCGCTAG
- a CDS encoding low temperature requirement protein A has protein sequence MVALLGDEDKERHSSWLENFYDLIFAIVVAQLAIGLNENISAAGYLGFVFLFVPVFWSWLGVTFYNTRFETDSLQHRLLTLLQMAAAAFMAVSVIGGLGNNSQSFALSYATVRTILVIEYLLTGKHVRSARPLTRLYSRGFMATTILWFVSAFIPPPYRFYLWFIGLVVDIAIPIILTLRTSNRFAPHIYHLPDRFGAFTIIVLGVSILAFVDNIATHDWTAASVLSAALSLGVDFCIWWIYFDSIDGSAIRAFRSQRKIRGYFAWLYAHFPLLIGIVGFGVSIEHIVLSRPDVPLAVSDKWLMCGSMAICLLSLAIIRLSSVISRPATQENHKNTVEKRQATYSIVAAGIIVLFAAVTPELLPLYTILVIALIMAVLVLLDIRQHPFHRSFKSDLEA, from the coding sequence GTGGTTGCGCTGCTGGGCGATGAGGACAAGGAACGCCATTCAAGCTGGCTTGAAAACTTTTATGATCTCATTTTCGCCATCGTTGTCGCACAGCTTGCAATAGGCCTTAATGAAAATATTTCTGCCGCGGGTTACCTTGGATTCGTATTCCTGTTTGTACCGGTCTTCTGGTCATGGCTAGGGGTTACTTTCTACAACACAAGGTTTGAAACCGACAGCCTCCAGCATAGACTGCTCACGCTCTTGCAAATGGCTGCGGCCGCATTTATGGCCGTAAGCGTAATCGGCGGCTTGGGAAACAACTCTCAGAGCTTTGCGTTGTCTTATGCCACAGTCAGAACTATACTGGTGATCGAGTATCTTCTTACTGGCAAGCACGTCCGCTCTGCCCGCCCGCTGACCCGCCTCTACTCACGAGGCTTTATGGCGACAACGATTCTCTGGTTTGTATCAGCATTCATTCCGCCTCCTTACCGTTTCTACCTCTGGTTCATTGGCCTCGTAGTAGACATCGCAATTCCTATCATTCTTACGCTGAGGACTTCAAACAGGTTTGCTCCACACATTTATCACCTGCCTGACCGCTTTGGCGCGTTTACGATAATTGTACTTGGAGTTTCGATTCTCGCATTTGTTGACAATATTGCAACACATGACTGGACAGCCGCGTCGGTTCTCTCGGCGGCGCTAAGCCTTGGCGTAGACTTTTGCATCTGGTGGATTTATTTTGACAGCATTGACGGTTCGGCAATCAGAGCTTTCCGTAGCCAGAGAAAGATACGCGGATACTTTGCATGGCTCTACGCGCACTTTCCGCTACTGATAGGAATCGTGGGCTTTGGGGTGAGCATAGAACACATTGTACTGAGCAGGCCCGACGTACCTCTTGCTGTAAGTGACAAGTGGCTGATGTGCGGTTCGATGGCGATTTGCCTTCTCTCCCTTGCAATAATCCGGCTATCCTCGGTAATCTCAAGGCCGGCAACTCAAGAAAATCACAAAAACACGGTAGAAAAGAGGCAGGCAACATACTCGATTGTGGCTGCAGGAATTATCGTCTTGTTTGCGGCTGTCACTCCTGAACTACTTCCACTGTACACAATTCTGGTCATCGCGCTGATCATGGCAGTACTGGTTTTGCTTGACATCAGGCAGCACCCGTTCCATCGCTCGTTCAAGAGCGACCTAGAGGCATGA
- a CDS encoding DUF367 family protein, giving the protein MKAQVLMLRQDDPAKCTAAKLAKFGLAEQVRRCSRSSIVLDPFSDITLSREDNSAADSVCAIDCSWERIGETKRLFRLASQGLGRRLPALLAANPVNYAKLNKLSSAEALAGAVYILGDRDQAAAIMNKFKWGHTFLELNAEPLAEYSQASRSEIESLELQYFPKPSG; this is encoded by the coding sequence TTGAAGGCCCAGGTCCTGATGCTCCGCCAAGACGACCCTGCAAAGTGCACGGCGGCAAAACTCGCCAAGTTTGGCCTAGCTGAGCAGGTACGGCGCTGCTCAAGGTCCAGCATAGTGCTCGACCCTTTCTCCGATATCACACTTTCACGCGAAGACAATAGCGCCGCAGACTCGGTTTGTGCCATAGACTGTTCTTGGGAGAGAATAGGCGAAACCAAGCGGCTTTTCAGACTTGCATCGCAGGGACTGGGAAGGCGGCTTCCCGCCCTGCTGGCTGCAAACCCTGTAAATTATGCAAAGCTGAACAAACTGTCGAGCGCGGAGGCACTAGCCGGCGCGGTTTACATCCTTGGCGACAGGGACCAGGCCGCAGCTATTATGAACAAGTTCAAGTGGGGACATACGTTCCTTGAATTAAACGCCGAGCCTCTTGCCGAATACTCGCAGGCTTCAAGGTCAGAAATTGAATCGCTCGAACTCCAGTATTTCCCAAAACCCTCTGGCTAA
- a CDS encoding DEAD/DEAH box helicase, with protein MKKDQIEAVDAWVQNGCRGSVIFSTGTGKTEIAFECARRAAQALSPPEERLLEGTSRQFRVLFLVPRIVLIEQNLRRLRNYGIADDCLGVYYGEKKNASEITISTYQSAINNRELISDAHMVVLDEVHLISETASEFDKIFDVLVEDPRKAILGLTATIDERDPKYQTILTVLPPVKKYHIKDAVDDGRLAKPVLKPIEVRFNPEEQEKYDQLTANIKEISRKLQAYDPIRMTRILGRGGPRATLAKAWFASVRERKNLLSSTELKLRKAVEVVKSHPGERIMIFSETIDSIELLRTILEQEGIRARSIHNGIKPRERHEILASWGEDYFPLLSVHTLEIGYDVPQAGIAIIIASTSNMNQVAQRIGRVVRISEGKNHALVYVIYVAGSKDTNVLKVMSAAIEKRDLTAPSAGVKADKPAAKPRPVRGQKTLTKFS; from the coding sequence TTGAAAAAGGATCAGATCGAAGCAGTGGACGCATGGGTCCAGAACGGGTGCAGAGGGTCGGTGATTTTTAGCACTGGGACAGGCAAGACAGAGATCGCATTCGAGTGTGCACGAAGAGCTGCCCAGGCGCTGTCGCCCCCGGAGGAGAGGCTTTTGGAAGGAACCTCGCGCCAGTTCCGCGTACTTTTCCTAGTCCCGCGGATAGTCCTGATTGAGCAGAACCTAAGGCGGCTGCGGAATTACGGCATCGCAGACGACTGCCTCGGTGTATATTATGGCGAAAAAAAGAACGCATCTGAAATAACTATCAGCACCTATCAGAGTGCGATAAACAACAGGGAACTGATTTCCGACGCGCACATGGTCGTGCTTGACGAGGTTCATTTGATAAGCGAAACGGCATCCGAGTTTGACAAGATCTTTGACGTTCTCGTCGAGGACCCAAGGAAGGCAATACTGGGACTAACTGCGACTATAGACGAGAGAGACCCAAAGTATCAGACAATCCTTACGGTGCTTCCCCCGGTGAAGAAATACCACATCAAGGACGCTGTCGATGACGGCAGGCTAGCCAAGCCGGTTCTAAAGCCAATCGAGGTCAGGTTTAACCCTGAAGAGCAGGAAAAGTACGACCAGCTTACAGCCAATATCAAGGAAATCTCGCGCAAACTTCAGGCTTATGATCCTATTCGGATGACTCGCATCCTCGGGAGGGGCGGCCCGCGGGCTACGCTTGCCAAGGCCTGGTTTGCAAGCGTCCGTGAAAGGAAGAACCTGCTCAGCTCGACTGAATTGAAGCTCCGCAAGGCGGTCGAGGTTGTAAAGAGCCACCCCGGCGAGCGGATTATGATATTTAGCGAAACAATTGACTCCATCGAGCTCTTGAGGACAATACTTGAGCAGGAGGGAATCCGGGCGCGGAGCATACACAACGGCATCAAGCCGAGGGAGCGGCATGAAATACTCGCAAGCTGGGGGGAGGACTATTTCCCCCTGCTCTCTGTGCACACGCTTGAAATCGGCTATGACGTTCCGCAGGCTGGAATCGCGATAATTATTGCAAGCACATCGAACATGAACCAGGTGGCGCAGCGAATCGGACGTGTCGTCAGGATATCTGAAGGCAAGAACCACGCGCTGGTCTATGTCATATACGTGGCCGGCTCTAAAGACACCAACGTGCTCAAGGTGATGTCTGCGGCGATAGAGAAGCGAGACCTCACGGCACCCTCTGCAGGAGTGAAGGCTGACAAGCCCGCGGCTAAGCCTAGGCCTGTCCGGGGGCAGAAAACGCTAACCAAGTTCTCATGA
- a CDS encoding response regulator, with product MSIAIRLLVVEDEPDILYLVQKHLRNNGFEPTGFSDPLKALDDFKADPTKYSLVLTDIRMPGMNGVDLAHELLNINPSVRVILITAYDVISDDLRAKLPVVSIDDIIRKPFRLVEICNRVKQLTSAN from the coding sequence TTGTCAATTGCCATACGGCTGCTAGTTGTTGAAGACGAACCAGACATACTTTACCTAGTACAAAAGCACTTGCGCAATAACGGCTTTGAACCTACCGGCTTTAGCGACCCATTAAAGGCGCTAGACGATTTCAAAGCCGACCCGACAAAGTATTCGCTGGTACTTACCGATATTCGAATGCCGGGCATGAACGGCGTTGACTTGGCACACGAGTTACTAAACATAAACCCAAGTGTAAGGGTCATTCTAATTACAGCATACGACGTTATTTCAGACGACTTGCGTGCAAAGCTACCCGTGGTTTCAATAGACGATATTATTCGCAAACCCTTCAGGCTTGTCGAGATTTGCAATAGGGTAAAGCAACTTACAAGCGCAAACTAG